A region of Lycium barbarum isolate Lr01 chromosome 3, ASM1917538v2, whole genome shotgun sequence DNA encodes the following proteins:
- the LOC132630298 gene encoding uncharacterized protein LOC132630298 isoform X2, which translates to MVRDSNGYSGFDKSDLNLDVFKVQHDMENLYMWVFKERPESALGKMQLRSYMNGHSRQGERPFPFSADKGFVRSHRMQRKHYRGLSNPQCIHGIEVVRSPSLMVLDEEERKRWMELTGKELNFSIPDEASDYSSWRNLPNTEFELERPLPSIKSNSHSNPKKLANGSGLNLLTQPSSHSNGDAMDLLPANGSKRKKDFFPHGNNEDECYLQVNPPSYQTPDLEVHPTEPQWLHDFSGVMRDVYGPVTAAKSIYEDEQGFLIVLSLPFVDLQRVKVSWRNTLTHGIIKVSCLSTSRMPFINRQNRTFKLDDSSSEHCPPGEFVREIPLSTRIPEDAKIEAYYDESGTVLEMLVPKLCEGPEEHEVRVCLRPHLGGNDLMLT; encoded by the exons ATGGTACGGGATAGTAATGGATATTCCGGGTTTGATAAGTCGGATCTCAATCTTGATGTATTCAAGGTTCAGCATGACATGGAGAATTTATATATGTGGGTTTTCAAGGAAAGGCCCGAGAGTGCACTGGGTAAGATGCAGCTCCGGAGTTACATGAATGGGCATTCTCGTCAAGGGGAGCGTCCGTTTCCGTTCAGTGCCGACAAGGGTTTCGTTCGATCTCATAGAATGCAGAGGAAGCACTACAGGGGCCTATCAAATCCTCAGTGTATACACGGGATTGAGGTCGTTCGGTCTCCCAGTCTCATGGTTCTTGATGAGGAAGAGCGCAAAAGATGGATGGAACTCACAG GTAAGGAACTCAACTTCAGTATTCCAGACGAAGCGAGCGATTACAGTTCATGGAGAAACCTCCCCAACACGGAATTTGAGCTTGAACGACCACTCCCGTCGATCAAGAGTAATTCGCATTCCAATCCGAAGAAACTGGCAAATGGATCAGGGCTTAATTTGTTAACTCAGCCATCCAGTCACAGCAACGGGGACGCAATGGATCTACTACCTGCCAATGGcagcaaaaggaaaaaggattTCTTCCCTCACGGAAATAATGAAGACGAGTGTTATCTGCAAGTAAATCCTCCTTCCTATCAAACTCCTGATCTTGAAGTTCACCCAACTGAACCGCAGTGGTTACATGACTTCAGTGGGGTGATGAGGGATGTGTACGGGCCTGTCACAGCTGCAAAAAGCATATATGAAGATGAACAAGGTTTCTTAATCGTACTCAGCTTGCCATTTGTAGATCTTCAAAGGGTGAAAGTTTCCTGGCGAAACACGCTCACACACGGGATAATAAAGGTGTCTTGTTTAAGCACATCTCGGATGCCATTCATCAACAGACAGAACAGAACTTTCAAGCTTGACGATTCATCCTCAGAACACTGCCCTCCAGGGGAGTTTGTCAGGGAAATTCCTCTCTCAACCAGAATTCCGGAAGATGCTAAAATTGAAGCGTATTATGATGAATCGGGAACTGTGCTCGAGATGTTGGTGCCAAAACTTTGTGAAGGGCCTGAAGAACATGAAGTTCGTGTTTGCCTCCGTCCTCACCTTGGGGGAAACGACCTCATGTTGACCTAA
- the LOC132630298 gene encoding uncharacterized protein LOC132630298 isoform X1, which produces MENHHPSTRLSMDSSASSSHDELDLEMNRQVVITCPPDINLPLSVERSPPPQPWINSEHCDILDVGLGTQVYETETALAAPKVGRKCAKRLDSIWGAWVFFSFYFKPVLKENSKAKMVRDSNGYSGFDKSDLNLDVFKVQHDMENLYMWVFKERPESALGKMQLRSYMNGHSRQGERPFPFSADKGFVRSHRMQRKHYRGLSNPQCIHGIEVVRSPSLMVLDEEERKRWMELTGKELNFSIPDEASDYSSWRNLPNTEFELERPLPSIKSNSHSNPKKLANGSGLNLLTQPSSHSNGDAMDLLPANGSKRKKDFFPHGNNEDECYLQVNPPSYQTPDLEVHPTEPQWLHDFSGVMRDVYGPVTAAKSIYEDEQGFLIVLSLPFVDLQRVKVSWRNTLTHGIIKVSCLSTSRMPFINRQNRTFKLDDSSSEHCPPGEFVREIPLSTRIPEDAKIEAYYDESGTVLEMLVPKLCEGPEEHEVRVCLRPHLGGNDLMLT; this is translated from the exons ATGGAGAATCATCACCCTTCGACCCGTTTGTCCATGGATTCGAGTGCCTCTTCTTCACATGATGAATTAGACCTCGAGATGAATCGACAAGTAGTCATAACTTGTCCCCCTGACATTAATTTGCCTTTGTCAGTTGAGCGTAGCCCTCCTCCGCAGCCATGGATTAACTCGGAACACTGTGATATTCTTGATGTTGGGCTTGGAACCCAAGTATACGAGACTGAAACTGCTCTTGCCGCACCTAAAGTTGGAAGGAAATGTGCGAAACGCTTGGATAGCATTTGGGGAGCTTGGGTTTTCTTTAGCTTTTATTTTAAGCCCGTGCTAAAAGAGAACTCCAAGGCAAAGATGGTACGGGATAGTAATGGATATTCCGGGTTTGATAAGTCGGATCTCAATCTTGATGTATTCAAGGTTCAGCATGACATGGAGAATTTATATATGTGGGTTTTCAAGGAAAGGCCCGAGAGTGCACTGGGTAAGATGCAGCTCCGGAGTTACATGAATGGGCATTCTCGTCAAGGGGAGCGTCCGTTTCCGTTCAGTGCCGACAAGGGTTTCGTTCGATCTCATAGAATGCAGAGGAAGCACTACAGGGGCCTATCAAATCCTCAGTGTATACACGGGATTGAGGTCGTTCGGTCTCCCAGTCTCATGGTTCTTGATGAGGAAGAGCGCAAAAGATGGATGGAACTCACAG GTAAGGAACTCAACTTCAGTATTCCAGACGAAGCGAGCGATTACAGTTCATGGAGAAACCTCCCCAACACGGAATTTGAGCTTGAACGACCACTCCCGTCGATCAAGAGTAATTCGCATTCCAATCCGAAGAAACTGGCAAATGGATCAGGGCTTAATTTGTTAACTCAGCCATCCAGTCACAGCAACGGGGACGCAATGGATCTACTACCTGCCAATGGcagcaaaaggaaaaaggattTCTTCCCTCACGGAAATAATGAAGACGAGTGTTATCTGCAAGTAAATCCTCCTTCCTATCAAACTCCTGATCTTGAAGTTCACCCAACTGAACCGCAGTGGTTACATGACTTCAGTGGGGTGATGAGGGATGTGTACGGGCCTGTCACAGCTGCAAAAAGCATATATGAAGATGAACAAGGTTTCTTAATCGTACTCAGCTTGCCATTTGTAGATCTTCAAAGGGTGAAAGTTTCCTGGCGAAACACGCTCACACACGGGATAATAAAGGTGTCTTGTTTAAGCACATCTCGGATGCCATTCATCAACAGACAGAACAGAACTTTCAAGCTTGACGATTCATCCTCAGAACACTGCCCTCCAGGGGAGTTTGTCAGGGAAATTCCTCTCTCAACCAGAATTCCGGAAGATGCTAAAATTGAAGCGTATTATGATGAATCGGGAACTGTGCTCGAGATGTTGGTGCCAAAACTTTGTGAAGGGCCTGAAGAACATGAAGTTCGTGTTTGCCTCCGTCCTCACCTTGGGGGAAACGACCTCATGTTGACCTAA